The Streptosporangiales bacterium sequence AGGCCCCGGCCTCCTCCGACGTGTCGGGGCACACGGCTAGAGTCGGCCCATGCGTGGAGCCAAGGACAAGAAGGCGTCGTCGTTCATCGACCTTCTGCACGAGCAGGTGAAGCACGAGTTCGGCGCGCACCAGCAGTACCTCGCCGTGGCCGTGTGGTTCGACGACCAGGATCTGCCCAGGATGGCCGCCCACTTCTACCGGCAGGCGCTCGAGGAGCGCAACCACGCGATGATGATCGTGCAGTACTTCCTCGACCAGGGGATCCGGGTGGGCATCCCGGGGGTCGACGAGGTACGCACCGACTTCGCCAACGCGCGGGAGCCCGTCGAGCTGGCGCTCGACCAGGAGAAGCAGGTCACCGCCCAGTTCATCGCGCTGGCCAAGGCCGCGCGCGACGAGGGCGACTACGTCGGTGAACAGTTCCTCCAGTGGTTCCTCAAGGAGCAGGTGGAGGAGGTGGCCCAGATGGACACGCTGCTGAACATCGTCGACCGGGCCGGTGACAACCTCTTCCACGTCGAGGACTACCTCGTCAGGGAGCAGGTCGGCGACGACGGGGGCAACCAGGCGCAGCCAACCGCCGCCGGCGGGGCGCTCTGACCGGGGGTCGAGCGCCGGTCAGGTCGTCAGGTCGAGCGTGCAGCCGACGTGCCCGGCGGCTGCGCGGGCATGGGTACCTCACGTCGCGGGCGTAGGCTCGGCAAGTACGGTATCGGGGTGCGACGACGTGACGGTGAGCGACGGCCGGCGACGGTAGGTGCTCGTGACTGACCAGCTGACGGGGCGCGCCGACGGTCGGGGCAACG is a genomic window containing:
- a CDS encoding ferritin, encoding MRGAKDKKASSFIDLLHEQVKHEFGAHQQYLAVAVWFDDQDLPRMAAHFYRQALEERNHAMMIVQYFLDQGIRVGIPGVDEVRTDFANAREPVELALDQEKQVTAQFIALAKAARDEGDYVGEQFLQWFLKEQVEEVAQMDTLLNIVDRAGDNLFHVEDYLVREQVGDDGGNQAQPTAAGGAL